A segment of the Lentimicrobiaceae bacterium genome:
TATCATCCAGGGGCGTTTGCCTTCATGAAACTCGCAACCATATTTATCGGCGTATTCTTTAATTCTTCCACGTTTTACGTTTTTCAGGTTCATCAGGTAAGCCAGTTTTTCACTGTCGATGCCTTTGGGGTCGTGAATGAAACCTGATGAATCGGATAAGGTAACGACTTTACCGCCCAGCTGTGTAACTTTTTCAACGGCATATTGTGCTACATTTCCCGAGCCTGATACGGTAACAATCTTACCTTTCAGGCTTTCGTTGCGGGTTTTGAGCATTTCTTCAGCAAAATAGGTACAACCATAGCCAGTGGCTTCAGGCCTGATTAAACTACCGCCCCATTCGCGTCCTTTACCGGTTAATACGCCGGTAAATTCGTTGCGCAGGCGTTTGTATTGTCCGAAAAGGAATCCTATTTCACGTCCGCCAACGCCAATATCGCCAGCCGGTACATCGGTGTCGGGGCCAATATGACGGAATAATTCCGACATAAAGCTTTGGGTAAATTTCATCACTTCGTTGTCCGATTTTCCTTTGGGGTCGAAGTCACTTCCACCTTTACCTCCGCCCATAGGCAGGGTGGTAAGGCTGTTTTTCAAAACCTGCTCAAAAGCAAGGAATTTTAAAATGCCAAGGTTAACAGTTGGATGGAAGCGCAAACCTCCTTTATATGGTCCGATGGCGCTGTTCATTTCGATACGGAAACCACGGTTTACCTGAACTTCACCTTTGTCGTCGAGCCATGGAACACGAAACATGATAACTCTTTCGGGTTCGGCAAGGCGTTCAAGGATTTTAGCCTCTTTGTACTTGGGGTGCTCTTCGATATATGGAATGAGCGACTCGGCAACTTCATGTACAGCCTGGTGAAATTCAACCTCGCTTGGGTTCTTGGCAATGATTTTTGCCATAAAATCATTTACCTTCTGATCAAATACGTTTGCCATAAGAATTTTTGTTTTGAGATTGGTTTTTGGTTTAATGATGTGTCAATATTAGAAAATCTAATCCGATACAAGGCAAGCATTTGACCGTTTTTCTGCCACATAAAGGTTAATTTCAGTAAATTACGCAAAGATGGTGTGTGATTTTCGCAAACACTCCAACCCTTCGTCAACTACAAAGGGCTGCTTTTTTTGCCTGAAAGCGCAATGCCATTCAATAAGATGGGGATGATAACAGTTGTGGAGGAGCTCAGACTTCAATCAGATTGTTGCGGATGGCAAACTTAACCATATCAACGGTGGTCTTCAGGTTGATTTTTCGCATGATGTTGTTTTTATGCGACTCAACTGTGCGGATGCTCACAAATAGCTTATCTGCAATTTCCTGATTGGTGTAGCTTTCTGCAAAAAGTTTCAGCACTTCCAGTTCGCGATCGCTCAGGCAGCTGGTAGGATGGTTTCTGATTGCTGATGAAGAGCCGGGCTGATCGAGGTAACGCTTTAAGATAATGTTGGAGATGGATTTGCTGTAATAATCATAGCCATTGCGCACAGTCATGATGGCTTCAACCAGCTCGTTGCGGTCGGCATCTTTGCTGAGAAACCCTTTGGCTCCGGCTTTTAAGGTGCGCAAAATAAAACTTTCCTGAATGGTCATGGCCATAATAAGGATTTTTATTTGCGGATGTTCGCGTTGAATGATCCGTATCATGTCAATGTCGTGGTCGCCGGGCTCGTAGGTATTCAGCAATATAACATGTATGGGCAGAATGCGAAGTTTGATGAGCAATTCTGATAAGTTTCTTACACAACCCATAACCGTAATGCTTGTAGAATCGGCCAGCAGTGACCTGATTCCTTCACACACAATATGGTGGTCGTCAACCAGTATGACTTCAATCTTGCTCACTTTGTTTAAATTTTCGCTTACGAAAGTAGAATAATTCGGAATAAAATCAAAAGGCAGTTGATTTTAACTTAGGAAAGATTCTTCTTCCACGTGAGGAAT
Coding sequences within it:
- the gdhA gene encoding NADP-specific glutamate dehydrogenase produces the protein MANVFDQKVNDFMAKIIAKNPSEVEFHQAVHEVAESLIPYIEEHPKYKEAKILERLAEPERVIMFRVPWLDDKGEVQVNRGFRIEMNSAIGPYKGGLRFHPTVNLGILKFLAFEQVLKNSLTTLPMGGGKGGSDFDPKGKSDNEVMKFTQSFMSELFRHIGPDTDVPAGDIGVGGREIGFLFGQYKRLRNEFTGVLTGKGREWGGSLIRPEATGYGCTYFAEEMLKTRNESLKGKIVTVSGSGNVAQYAVEKVTQLGGKVVTLSDSSGFIHDPKGIDSEKLAYLMNLKNVKRGRIKEYADKYGCEFHEGKRPWMIKCDVALPCATQNEVNEDDAKMLIANGCFVVSEGANMPSTPEAVEVYLKAKILYGPGKAANAGGVAVSGLEMTQNSMRLSWTREEVDAKLHQIMRDIHETCVKYGKDADGFINYVSGANIGGFVKVADAMLAQGLV
- a CDS encoding response regulator transcription factor; amino-acid sequence: MSKIEVILVDDHHIVCEGIRSLLADSTSITVMGCVRNLSELLIKLRILPIHVILLNTYEPGDHDIDMIRIIQREHPQIKILIMAMTIQESFILRTLKAGAKGFLSKDADRNELVEAIMTVRNGYDYYSKSISNIILKRYLDQPGSSSAIRNHPTSCLSDRELEVLKLFAESYTNQEIADKLFVSIRTVESHKNNIMRKINLKTTVDMVKFAIRNNLIEV